The following are from one region of the Betta splendens chromosome 15, fBetSpl5.4, whole genome shotgun sequence genome:
- the psda gene encoding uncharacterized protein psda isoform X1, with the protein MSEASKVLHLYVEVRTVPEKDWEVPGRAAEGTNHLMLPSPDILPSSQRSSTCSSRSRSPELSPDARYHTTDENHTITSSKSSSRHSVSFQLQNPDRTGSSIQAHHQDVLYDGFDQLLHVLSPGRESPSQHNSPGPVWLNVPSTLTSNCSSVNVPRQDQEEKSSVVTFGYIEKANVHSVEGRHSSMCHAESDRVQGQLQPAHLRKRLSDPMWFSGRPGQGDLYLNHPYTSQTGSPQASPHLRKATLDAVARQATYKALEEFGSPELRRRYASRGPENYSPSLPRSFPPPRCQSLRASPVLPRSTLTLPSKAQLLELDRGARCSSVNGLPRSPASEHLCDHTGYSSPGISQKPWVRDERPRLPSIFYPPLPAGKPTDIQHEIHSGRFASSNQPQTDFQCRVISQHNINPSLTSGSHKADDGIQCHANNNSNTSNNNLCKASRCSSRASDVVSPTTGRRSISPSSNREMACKLAVEATKLCNIYADRRTPSPTPSQSESQWLESPKGGGSFQRESQLYNNSHRQICPGPPQANNRNNRWKDDQPTPQTRPERASPPRAELVHRAGAPRSPLLDPQQRWSSSTSKDASTVHRYQSPQFTGDCQSHDTVQRQYDRSTKDSPDVPWRLLSQNTEAKPASCTTREAEEFCEDRHPPSRVYTPSKEECLERGRKNKDLKTSTQFGLSTVQRGEALHQSRGAGMSSQSSSGVTGSMGDDFPMDRYNSLSPETSSQSSYDTADSGKQLDCGLETSPSSRSQKIARAKWEFLFGGQAEEGRHTKGALSTTPPTSNSPSPTPPSTFHLRVANQRQTRNCDGQRLSHHKVRQIEVELVTPDPRCSIPKRGIIRRTIKFSETDLDAVPLRCYRETDLDEVMRAEAEANEEADSAFGSKHSIVENVSFSPVGASQKPRTGGVKQGDEEEEEEGEDEDEEGVVSWASVRMQGDKQRQRATKEEGEVLSLLLKGSSEASADTRDGLKSPISVGSPRRPCDSNLDSFSRHFENIMESHRAKGTSYSSLDSVDLLTSGSTSVFTFDLPTLTPEIQSQICESAKQIMELSFAPLAHPDPSAASETSRSEITLSALGTRLQSGSKVESGPPVRTSSEKDTWRRSILKDGFRKASSAPSLHSSLRERPVHRPAQLLLPQADVAQRLALGGSDEALANGTKTDLQAAKRLAKRLYTLDGFKKSDVARHLGKNNDFSHMVAEEYLTNFNFMGLTLDQALRTFLTQFALMGETQERERVLAHFSRRYRQCNPESLSTEDSVHTLTCAVMLLNTDLHGNNVGKRMSCSQFISNLEGLNEGKDFPKDMLKTLYSSIKNEKLQWTIDEEELRKSMSELADVRTDSASHTMKRLGSGGNLLAGAAQQADGELYKSGFLVRKAHADPDGKRTPRGRRGWKTFYAMLKGLVLYLQKDEYRTERELTEDDVKNAVSVHHCLAMRAADYSKRPNVFYLRTADWRVFLFQAPNAEQMQSWITRINVVAAMFSAPPFPAAIGSQKRFSRPLLPGSNTKLSQEEQVKSHENRFRAVSSELADLTASTPDRKVKGRELEEQKLRQEYLEFEKTRYGTYAMLLRAKQASGDEDLTAFEARLFDNGGLQRAHSSPTLPQDGANKEKSRGTKTSKSLKVTSSSASKSKKRNESKEEQEEAA; encoded by the exons ATGTCTGAGGCATCTAAAGTCCTCCACCTGTATGTTGAGGTGAGGACTGTTCCTGAGAAGGATTGGGAGGTGCCAGGAAGAGCAGCTGAGGGGACCAATCACCTCATGCTTCCATCTCCAGATATCCTCCCCAGCTCACAGAGGAGCTCCACTTGTTCCAGCCGCAGTCGCAGTCCAGAACTTTCCCCAGATGCCCGGTATCATACTACGGATGAAAATCACACCATAACTTCCTCAAAGTCTTCCTCCAGACACTCCGTGAGCTTCCAGCTGCAGAACCCAGATAGAACTGGGTCTTCCATACAGGCCCATCATCAGGATGTATTATATGACGGTTTTGATCAGTTACTCCATGTACTTTCACCTGGAAGGGAAAGTCCCAGCCAACACAACTCGCCAGGACCAGTATGGCTTAATGTCCCCTCTACACTCACCAGCAACTGCAGCTCTGTTAATGTTCCAAGACAGGATCAGGAGGAGAAATCAtctgtggtgacatttggctACATAGAGAAAGCCAACGTACACTCTGTGGAAGGCCGCCACTCTTCCATGTGCCACGCTGAGTCAGACAGAGTGCAAGGCCAACTACAGCCTGCCCACCTCCGGAAACGGCTAAGTGATCCAATGTGGTTTAGTGGCCGTCCAGGACAAGGTGACCTATACCTTAACCATCCGTACACGTCACAGACTGGGAGCCCCCAGGCTTCTCCTCACCTGCGGAAGGCTACCCTAGATGCAGTAGCCAGACAGGCCACCTACAAGGCATTAGAGGAGTTTGGGTCTCCAGAACTGAGGCGACGATATGCGTCTCGTGGTCCAGAGAATTATAGTCCGTCCCTGCCACGGAGCTTCCCACCCCCTCGCTGTCAGTCTTTAAGGGCATCTCCTGTCCTGCCACGTAGCACCCTCACCCTGCCTTCCAAGGCCCAGCTTCTGGAGCTTGACAGGGGAGCCAGATGCAGCTCAGTGAATGGACTGCCCAGAAGTCCTGCCTCTGAACATCTGTGTGACCACACTGGGTACTCCTCCCCTGGTATCTCCCAGAAGCCATGGGTCAGAGATGAGAGGCCCAGGTTGCCCAGCATATTTTACCCACCTCTTCCTGCAGGAAAACCTACAGATATCCAACATGAGATCCATTCAGGCAGGTTCGCTTCCAGCAACCAGCCCCAGACTGACTTCCAATGTAGAGTGATCTCCCAGCACAATATTAATCCGAGCCTCACTAGTGGTAGTCATAAAGCTGATGATGGTATACAGTGTCACGCTAACAATAACTCCAACACATCCAACAATAATCTCTGCAAAGCAtcacgttgcagcagcagagccagtgaCGTTGTGAGCCCCACAACTGGCAGGAGGAGCATCTCTCCATCCTCAAACCGTGAAATGGCTTGTAAATTAGCTGTGGAGGCCACCAAGCTGTGCAACATTTATGCAGACCGAAGGACGCCCTCTCCAACACCTTCTCAGTCTGAGTCGCAGTGGTTAGAGAGTCCAAAGGGAGGAGGATCATTCCAAAGGGAATCCCAACTATATAACAATTCACATAGGCAAATCTGTCCTGGGCCTCCGCAGGCCAACAATCGGAATAACAGGTGGAAAGACGACCAACCAACGCCTCAGACCCGGCCGGAGCGGGCGTCTCCTCCTCGAGCCGAGCTGGTGCATCGAGCTGGTGCCCCTCGGTCACCACTCTTGGACCCACAACAACGGTGGAGTTCATCAACCAGTAAGGATGCATCTACAGTGCATCGATACCAGTCACCACAGTTCACAGGAGACTGTCAATCACATGACACAGTGCAGAGACAGTATGATCGATCGACCAAGGATAGTCCAGATGTTCCTTGGAGACTGCTCAGCCAAAATACAGAAGCAAAGCCTGCGAGCTGCACCACAAGGGAAGCGGAGGAATTCTGTGAAGACAGACACCCACCTTCTAGAGTTTACACTCCCAGCAAAGAGGAATGTCTTGAAAGGGGCAGAAAAAACAAAGATCTAAAGACGTCAACGCAGTTTGGCCTGTCCACGGTTCAGAGAGGGGAGGCTCTGCATCAAAGCAGAGGTGCTGGGATGTCTTCTCAGAGCTCCAGTGGGGTGACGGGCAGTATGGGAGACGACTTCCCAATGGACAGATACAATAGTCTGTCCCCGGAAACCTCAAGCCAGTCCAGCTACGATACAGCAGATTCTGGGAAACAG TTGGACTGCGGCTTAGAGACGAGTCCCTCTTCGCGATCGCAGAAAATCGCCCGAGCCAAGTGGGAGTTCCTCTTCGGAGGCCAGGCGGAGGAGGGTCGCCACACTAAAG GTGCTCTGTCCACGACGCCACCCACCAGCAACTCTCCAagccccacccctccctccaccttccACCTGAGGGTAGCTAATCAAAGGCAGACGCGTAACTGTGACGGTCAGAGGCTGTCACATCACAAGGTACGGCAGATTGAGGTGGAGCTGGTGACCCCTGACCCTCGATGCTCCATCCCTAAAAGAGGCATCATACGCCGCACCATCAAGTTCTCTGAGACTGATTTGGACGCTGTGCCTCTGCGCTGCTACAGGGAGACCGACCTGGACGAG GTGATGCGGGCAGAGGCGGAAGCAAACGAGGAGGCAGATTCTGCCTTtggcagcaaacacagcatTGTGGAAAATGTCAGCTTCAGTCCCGTTGGTGCCTCCCAAAAACCCAGGACTGGTGGAGTGAagcagggagatgaggaagaggaagaggagggagaagacgAAGATGAAGAGGGAGTGGTGAGCTGGGCCAGTGTCCGAATGCAGGGAGacaagcagagacagagagccaCGAAAGAGGAGGGTGAAGTGTTGAGTCTGCTGCTGAAGGG gtcgTCTGAGGCTTCGGCCGACACCCGTGATGGACTCAAGTCACCAATCTCTGTTGGTAGCCCTCGTCGACCATGCGACAGCAACCTAGACTCTTTTAGCCGCCATTTTGAAAACATCATGGAGTCACACCGTGCCAAGGGAACCTCGTACAGCAGCCTGGACAGCGTTGACCTTCTGACATCTGGATCCACATCTGTGTTCACTTTCGACCTGCCGACCCTCACCCCAGAGATCCAG AGTCAGATCTGCGAGAGCGCTAAGCAGATCATGGAGCTGAGTTTTGCCCCTTTGGCCCATCCGGACCCATCCGCCGCTTCAGAAACGTCCCGTTCAGAAATTACACTCAGTGCCTTGGGAACCAGGCTGCAAAGTGGTTCCAAAGTTGAGTCTGGCCCTCCAGTCCGGACCAGCTCGGAGAAGGATACGTGGCGCCGCTCAATTCTCAAAGATGGTTTCAGAAAGGCGAGCTCAGCCCCATCCCTCCACAGTAGCCTCAG GGAGCGACCCGTCCACCGAcccgctcagctgctgctcccgcAGGCCGACGTTGCCCAGCGTCTGGCTCTGGGGGGCAGCGACGAGGCGCTGGCCAACGGCACCAAGACCGACCTGCAGGCCGCCAAGCGTCTGGCCAAGCGCCTGTACACCCTGGACGGCTTCAAGAAGTCCGACGTGGCCCGACACCTCGGCAAGAA caaCGACTTTAGTCACATGGTGGCCGAGGAATATCTCACCAACTTCAACTTCATGGGTCTGACCCTGGACCAGGCACTCAG GACATTTCTGACACAGTTTGCTCTGATGGGAGAAactcaggagagagagagagtcctcGCTCACTTCTCCAGGAGATACAGGCAGTGTAACCCAGAGAGTCTCAGCAccgaag acAGTGTCCACACTCTGACCTGTGCTGTGATGCTGTTGAACACAGACCTCCATGGAAAT AATGTGGGGAAGAGGATGTCCTGCAGTCAGTTCATCTCCAACCTGGAAGGACTCAATGAGGGAAAAGACTTCCCCAAAGATATGCTGAAG actCTCTACAGCTCCATCAAGAACGAGAAGCTGCAGTGGACCAT tgacgaggaggagctgaggaagtcCATGTCTGAGCTGGCTGATGTCCGGACTGACTCGGCCTCCCACACCATGAAGCGACTTGGCAGTGGAGGAAACTTGCTGGCGGGCGCCGCCCAACAAGCTGATGGGGAGCTCTATAAGAGCGGCTTCTTGGTCCGCAAAGCCCACGCAGACCCGGATGGAAAGAGAA CGCCACGGGGCCGGAGGGGCTGGAAGACGTTCTACGCCATGCTGAAGGGTCTGGTCCTCTACCTGCAGAAG GACGAGTACCGCACAGAGCGAGAGCTGACGGAGGACGACGTGAAGAACGCCGTGTCCGTCCACCACTGTCTGGCCATGAGGGCCGCCGACTACAGCAAGAGGCCCAATGTGTTCTACCTGAGGACAGCGGACTGGAGGGTCTTCCTGTTCCAGGCCCC GAACGCAGAACAGATGCAGTCGTGGATCACGCGCATCAACGTTGTTGCAGCCATGTTTTCAGCGCCACCGTTTCCGGCTGCCATCGGATCGCAGAAGAGGTTCAGTCGTCCTCTGCTGCCGGGGTCCAACACCAAACTGTCCCAG GAGGAGCAAGTCAAATCCCATGAGAACCGGTTCAGGGCGGTTTCTTCAGAACTGGCCGACCTCACAGCCTCCACACCTGAccggaaggtcaaaggtcgtgaGCTGGAGGAACAAAAACTCAGACAAGAGTACCTGGAGTTTGAG AAAACCCGCTACGGTACGTACGCCATGCTGCTTCGAGCCAAGCAGGCGAGCGGTGACGAGGATCTGACGGCCTTCGAGGCTCGGCTGTTTGACAACGGTGGCCTGCAGAGGGCGCACTCCAGCCCCACGCTGCCCCAGGACGGCGCCAATAAGGAGAAAAGCCGTGGGACCAAGACCTCAAAGAGCTTAAAGGTGACGTCATCCTCAGCCTCCAAGAGCAAGAAGAGGAACGAAAGcaaggaagagcaggaagaggcGGCGTAA
- the psda gene encoding PH and SEC7 domain-containing protein 1 isoform X2: MTNYVLCWGGGALEDRYLYAPPYPAVYRERPVHRPAQLLLPQADVAQRLALGGSDEALANGTKTDLQAAKRLAKRLYTLDGFKKSDVARHLGKNNDFSHMVAEEYLTNFNFMGLTLDQALRTFLTQFALMGETQERERVLAHFSRRYRQCNPESLSTEDSVHTLTCAVMLLNTDLHGNNVGKRMSCSQFISNLEGLNEGKDFPKDMLKTLYSSIKNEKLQWTIDEEELRKSMSELADVRTDSASHTMKRLGSGGNLLAGAAQQADGELYKSGFLVRKAHADPDGKRTPRGRRGWKTFYAMLKGLVLYLQKDEYRTERELTEDDVKNAVSVHHCLAMRAADYSKRPNVFYLRTADWRVFLFQAPNAEQMQSWITRINVVAAMFSAPPFPAAIGSQKRFSRPLLPGSNTKLSQEEQVKSHENRFRAVSSELADLTASTPDRKVKGRELEEQKLRQEYLEFEKTRYGTYAMLLRAKQASGDEDLTAFEARLFDNGGLQRAHSSPTLPQDGANKEKSRGTKTSKSLKVTSSSASKSKKRNESKEEQEEAA, from the exons ATGACGAACTATGTGCTGTGCTGGGGGGGCGGGGCTCTGGAGGACCGCTACCTGTATGCTCCGCCCTACCCGGCAGTGTACAG GGAGCGACCCGTCCACCGAcccgctcagctgctgctcccgcAGGCCGACGTTGCCCAGCGTCTGGCTCTGGGGGGCAGCGACGAGGCGCTGGCCAACGGCACCAAGACCGACCTGCAGGCCGCCAAGCGTCTGGCCAAGCGCCTGTACACCCTGGACGGCTTCAAGAAGTCCGACGTGGCCCGACACCTCGGCAAGAA caaCGACTTTAGTCACATGGTGGCCGAGGAATATCTCACCAACTTCAACTTCATGGGTCTGACCCTGGACCAGGCACTCAG GACATTTCTGACACAGTTTGCTCTGATGGGAGAAactcaggagagagagagagtcctcGCTCACTTCTCCAGGAGATACAGGCAGTGTAACCCAGAGAGTCTCAGCAccgaag acAGTGTCCACACTCTGACCTGTGCTGTGATGCTGTTGAACACAGACCTCCATGGAAAT AATGTGGGGAAGAGGATGTCCTGCAGTCAGTTCATCTCCAACCTGGAAGGACTCAATGAGGGAAAAGACTTCCCCAAAGATATGCTGAAG actCTCTACAGCTCCATCAAGAACGAGAAGCTGCAGTGGACCAT tgacgaggaggagctgaggaagtcCATGTCTGAGCTGGCTGATGTCCGGACTGACTCGGCCTCCCACACCATGAAGCGACTTGGCAGTGGAGGAAACTTGCTGGCGGGCGCCGCCCAACAAGCTGATGGGGAGCTCTATAAGAGCGGCTTCTTGGTCCGCAAAGCCCACGCAGACCCGGATGGAAAGAGAA CGCCACGGGGCCGGAGGGGCTGGAAGACGTTCTACGCCATGCTGAAGGGTCTGGTCCTCTACCTGCAGAAG GACGAGTACCGCACAGAGCGAGAGCTGACGGAGGACGACGTGAAGAACGCCGTGTCCGTCCACCACTGTCTGGCCATGAGGGCCGCCGACTACAGCAAGAGGCCCAATGTGTTCTACCTGAGGACAGCGGACTGGAGGGTCTTCCTGTTCCAGGCCCC GAACGCAGAACAGATGCAGTCGTGGATCACGCGCATCAACGTTGTTGCAGCCATGTTTTCAGCGCCACCGTTTCCGGCTGCCATCGGATCGCAGAAGAGGTTCAGTCGTCCTCTGCTGCCGGGGTCCAACACCAAACTGTCCCAG GAGGAGCAAGTCAAATCCCATGAGAACCGGTTCAGGGCGGTTTCTTCAGAACTGGCCGACCTCACAGCCTCCACACCTGAccggaaggtcaaaggtcgtgaGCTGGAGGAACAAAAACTCAGACAAGAGTACCTGGAGTTTGAG AAAACCCGCTACGGTACGTACGCCATGCTGCTTCGAGCCAAGCAGGCGAGCGGTGACGAGGATCTGACGGCCTTCGAGGCTCGGCTGTTTGACAACGGTGGCCTGCAGAGGGCGCACTCCAGCCCCACGCTGCCCCAGGACGGCGCCAATAAGGAGAAAAGCCGTGGGACCAAGACCTCAAAGAGCTTAAAGGTGACGTCATCCTCAGCCTCCAAGAGCAAGAAGAGGAACGAAAGcaaggaagagcaggaagaggcGGCGTAA
- the psda gene encoding PH and SEC7 domain-containing protein 1 isoform X3 yields MDNDHVSQGERPVHRPAQLLLPQADVAQRLALGGSDEALANGTKTDLQAAKRLAKRLYTLDGFKKSDVARHLGKNNDFSHMVAEEYLTNFNFMGLTLDQALRTFLTQFALMGETQERERVLAHFSRRYRQCNPESLSTEDSVHTLTCAVMLLNTDLHGNNVGKRMSCSQFISNLEGLNEGKDFPKDMLKTLYSSIKNEKLQWTIDEEELRKSMSELADVRTDSASHTMKRLGSGGNLLAGAAQQADGELYKSGFLVRKAHADPDGKRTPRGRRGWKTFYAMLKGLVLYLQKDEYRTERELTEDDVKNAVSVHHCLAMRAADYSKRPNVFYLRTADWRVFLFQAPNAEQMQSWITRINVVAAMFSAPPFPAAIGSQKRFSRPLLPGSNTKLSQEEQVKSHENRFRAVSSELADLTASTPDRKVKGRELEEQKLRQEYLEFEKTRYGTYAMLLRAKQASGDEDLTAFEARLFDNGGLQRAHSSPTLPQDGANKEKSRGTKTSKSLKVTSSSASKSKKRNESKEEQEEAA; encoded by the exons atggacaACGACCACGTCTCACAGGG GGAGCGACCCGTCCACCGAcccgctcagctgctgctcccgcAGGCCGACGTTGCCCAGCGTCTGGCTCTGGGGGGCAGCGACGAGGCGCTGGCCAACGGCACCAAGACCGACCTGCAGGCCGCCAAGCGTCTGGCCAAGCGCCTGTACACCCTGGACGGCTTCAAGAAGTCCGACGTGGCCCGACACCTCGGCAAGAA caaCGACTTTAGTCACATGGTGGCCGAGGAATATCTCACCAACTTCAACTTCATGGGTCTGACCCTGGACCAGGCACTCAG GACATTTCTGACACAGTTTGCTCTGATGGGAGAAactcaggagagagagagagtcctcGCTCACTTCTCCAGGAGATACAGGCAGTGTAACCCAGAGAGTCTCAGCAccgaag acAGTGTCCACACTCTGACCTGTGCTGTGATGCTGTTGAACACAGACCTCCATGGAAAT AATGTGGGGAAGAGGATGTCCTGCAGTCAGTTCATCTCCAACCTGGAAGGACTCAATGAGGGAAAAGACTTCCCCAAAGATATGCTGAAG actCTCTACAGCTCCATCAAGAACGAGAAGCTGCAGTGGACCAT tgacgaggaggagctgaggaagtcCATGTCTGAGCTGGCTGATGTCCGGACTGACTCGGCCTCCCACACCATGAAGCGACTTGGCAGTGGAGGAAACTTGCTGGCGGGCGCCGCCCAACAAGCTGATGGGGAGCTCTATAAGAGCGGCTTCTTGGTCCGCAAAGCCCACGCAGACCCGGATGGAAAGAGAA CGCCACGGGGCCGGAGGGGCTGGAAGACGTTCTACGCCATGCTGAAGGGTCTGGTCCTCTACCTGCAGAAG GACGAGTACCGCACAGAGCGAGAGCTGACGGAGGACGACGTGAAGAACGCCGTGTCCGTCCACCACTGTCTGGCCATGAGGGCCGCCGACTACAGCAAGAGGCCCAATGTGTTCTACCTGAGGACAGCGGACTGGAGGGTCTTCCTGTTCCAGGCCCC GAACGCAGAACAGATGCAGTCGTGGATCACGCGCATCAACGTTGTTGCAGCCATGTTTTCAGCGCCACCGTTTCCGGCTGCCATCGGATCGCAGAAGAGGTTCAGTCGTCCTCTGCTGCCGGGGTCCAACACCAAACTGTCCCAG GAGGAGCAAGTCAAATCCCATGAGAACCGGTTCAGGGCGGTTTCTTCAGAACTGGCCGACCTCACAGCCTCCACACCTGAccggaaggtcaaaggtcgtgaGCTGGAGGAACAAAAACTCAGACAAGAGTACCTGGAGTTTGAG AAAACCCGCTACGGTACGTACGCCATGCTGCTTCGAGCCAAGCAGGCGAGCGGTGACGAGGATCTGACGGCCTTCGAGGCTCGGCTGTTTGACAACGGTGGCCTGCAGAGGGCGCACTCCAGCCCCACGCTGCCCCAGGACGGCGCCAATAAGGAGAAAAGCCGTGGGACCAAGACCTCAAAGAGCTTAAAGGTGACGTCATCCTCAGCCTCCAAGAGCAAGAAGAGGAACGAAAGcaaggaagagcaggaagaggcGGCGTAA
- the nfkb2 gene encoding LOW QUALITY PROTEIN: nuclear factor NF-kappa-B p100 subunit (The sequence of the model RefSeq protein was modified relative to this genomic sequence to represent the inferred CDS: deleted 1 base in 1 codon), whose protein sequence is MAGALSMTEAQFLNVYDNELNLMPFDYIPPVDIKTEPYIPETAHGPYIQIIEEPKQRGFRFRYECEGPSHGGLPGASSEKNRRTYPTVKINNYVGHARVEVQLVTHTEPPRVHAHSLVGRHCTEKGTCTVDVGPNDLTASFSNLGILHVTKKGVVDILSRRLRDEKMRHKGPLRPLTEAEELICIKEAKELGKVMDLNIVRLQFTAYLQDSNGGFTRALKPVVSNPIYDSKSPNASNLKISRMDKTCGSVLGGDEIFLLCDKVQKDDIEIRFYEEEEEGGWEAFGDFSPTDVHKQYAIVFKTPPYHSSEIERPVTVFLQLKRKKAGDCSDPKQFTYIPQVPDKEEVLRKKQKPLPHYEPWRGGGGGGRGGGAGSFGGGAGGGGFQFNQQMNGGGGGGGGNGLFFTGGFTGFGVGGAQMSQSSPQTDVGQQQTVPVPPRHLLQMAAALQSRASQSARQTAAALLQYCSTGDAQVLLAIQRHLCGVQDANGDTPLHLAIIHQQTGVIQQLIHTLLSSQQQDILSTANHLRQTPLHLAVITKQAKVVEVLLRSGADPSLVDKDGRSPLHLAALGGDTTMLRLLLAHLGERYAHLVNTPDYHGLNPFHLAVRRDGERALRLLVDGGARINAVDQKSGNTALHLAVRENLFKVACTLITELKADVNAVTFGGNTPLHLAAGLGSPTLCSMLIAAGADKNLENDEPLFSSSSDEEQDGDEVREQGPAPLPPLNPRKRHAGHTPLDLAKCLKVRKLLNSRHSPKMSRRGSKESKQTSIKEEEDSGLDEETLCRLVDVLGEGDVPWRKLAEKLGMMTLTPYYQDSPVPCQHLLQHYRLGGGPVEGLVEALQSLGLTEGVRVLTNARLRADKHSTDATVDSGFGSQPMEDEEPPLTNE, encoded by the exons ATGGCTGGAGCCCTGAG catgaCTGAAGCTCAGTTCCTCAACGTCTATGATAACGAG CTGAATCTGATGCCCTTTGACTATATCCCTCCAGTGGACATCAAGACTGAGCCCTACATACCAGAAACAG CTCATGGCCCGTACATCCAAATCATCGAGGAGCCCAAACAG AGGGGCTTTCGTTTCCGTTATGAGTGTGAGGGTCCATCCCACGGCGGGCTCCCAGGGGCCTCCAGCGAAAAGAACAGGAGAACCTACCCGACCGTGAAG ATAAACAACTACGTGGGCCATGCCCGGGTAGAGGTCCAGCTGGTGACCCACACCGAGCCGCCTCGAGTCCACGCTCACAGCCTGGTGGGACGCCACTGCACAGAGAAGGGAACCTGCACTGTGGACGTCGGCCCCAACGACCTCACAGCATC GTTCAGTAACCTGGGCATCCTCCACGTGACCAAGAAGGGGGTGGTGGACATTCTGAGTAGGAGGCTCAGGGACGAGAAGATGAGACACAAAGGACCACTGAGACCTCTGACAG aggcagaggaactGATCTGCATAAAGGAGGCCAAGGAGCTGGGCAAGGTGATGGACCTGAACATCGTCAGGCTGCAGTTCACCGCCTACCTGCAGGACAGCAATGGAGGCTTCACCCGAGCCCTGAAACCCGTCGTCTCCAACCCCATCTACGACAGCA AGTCACCCAATGCCTCCAACCTAAAGATCTCCCGCATGGATAAGACGTGTGGCTCGGTGCTCGGAGGAGACGAGATCTTCCTGCTGTGTGACAAAGTTCAGAAAG ATGACATTGAGATCCGTTTctacgaggaggaggaggagggaggttggGAGGCGTTTGGCGACTTCTCCCCTACAGATGTCCACAAACAG TACGCCATTGTGTTCAAAACGCCACCGTACCACAGTTCAGAGATTGAGCGACCCGTCACCGTCTTCCTGCAGCTGAAGAGAAAGAAGGCTGGCGACTGCAGCGACCCAAAGCAGTTCACCTATATACCACAGGTCCCAG ATAAAGAGGAGGtgctgaggaagaagcagaagccaCTGCCTCACTATGAGCcctggagagggggaggagggggaggaagaggaggaggagctggcagctttggaggaggagctggaggaggag GATTTCAATTCAACCAGCAGATgaatggagggggaggaggggggggggggaac ggACTTTTCTTCACTGGAGGTTTCACAGGCTTCGGGGTAGGAGGGGCTCAgatgtcccagtccagtcctcAGACCGACGTTGGCCAGCAGCAGACTGTGCCGGTGCCGCCCCGGCATCTGCTGCAGATGG ctgcagctcttcaAAGCAGAGCCTCGCAGAGCGCCAGACAAACcgccgctgccctgctgcagtactGCAGCACCGGGGACGCGCAGGTTCTACTGGCGATCCAGAGACACCTGTGTGGTGTCCAGGACGCCAACGGAGACAC TCCGTTACACCTGGCCATCATCCATCAGCAGACGGGTGTGATCCAGCAACTAATCCACACTCTgctcagcagccagcagcaggacaTCCTCAGCACGGCCAACCACCTCCGACAG ACCCCGCTTCACCTGGCAGTGATCACCAAACAGGCCAaggtggtggaggtgctgcTCAGGTCAGGCGCCGACCCCAGTCTGGTGGACAAAGATGGCCGCAGCCCCCTGCACCTGGCGGCTCTAGGCGGTGACACCACgatgctccgcctcctgctggcTCACCTGGGAGAACGCTACGCTCACCTGGTCAACACGCCAGACTACCACG GGCTCAACCCCTTCCACCTGGCTGTGAGGAGGGACGGTGAGCGCGCCCTCCGCCTGCTGGTGGATGGAGGAGCAAGGATTAATGCAGTCGACCAGAAGAGTGGAAACACGGCGCTTCACCTGGCTGTCAGAGAAAACCTGTTTAAGGTGGCCTGCACGCTCATCACGGAG CTAAAGGCGGACGTCAATGCCGTCACCTTTGGAGGGAACACGCCGCTGCACCTGGCTGCCGGTCTGGGCTCACCAACCCTCTGCTCCATGCTCATCGCTGCGG GCGCCGATAAGAACCTGGAGAACGACGAGCCactcttcagcagctcctcggaTGAAGAGCAGGACGGAGACGAGGTCAGAGAGCAAGGACCCGCCCCCTTGCCACCACTCAACCCTCGCAAGAGACATGCAGGACACACACCTCTGGACCTCGCCAAGTGTCTAAAG GTGAGGAAGCTATTAAACTCCAGACACAGTCCAAAGATGAGTCGCCGCGGCAGCAAGGAGTCAAAACAAACCAGCATCAAAG aggaggaggactcggGCCTGGACGAGGAGACGCTGTGTCGGCTGGTGGACGTGCTCGGCGAGGGAGATGTCCCCTGGAGGAAGCTGGCCGAGAAGCTGGGGATGATGACGCTGACTCCTTATTACCAGGACAGTCCGGTGCCCTGccagcacctgctgcagcactaCAGG ctgggTGGAGGCCCGGTCGAAGGTCTGGTTGAAGCGCTTCAGTCTCTGGGTCTGACGGAGGGAGTACGAGTTCTGACCAACGCTAGGCTACGGGCcgacaaacacagcacag ATGCCACGGTGGACAGCGGCTTCGGCAGTCAGCCAATGGAAGACGAGGAGCCTCCGTTAACCAACGAGTga